Genomic DNA from uncultured Methanospirillum sp.:
TTGGATCCTTCCTTCGTTCAGATACATGGCATGATATTGATCTTGCTCTTTATCTTTTTTCTAATCCTGATCCTTTCGAGAGGTATAAACTTATAAACCGGATTGGTCAGGCCGTTGAAAAAACAATTAATCCGAGAATTCATGTTGATGTCCGTATCATGAACAGAGCTCCGGTATCCTTTGTCTATGAAGTTCTATCAACCGGGCTGCTCCTTATCAGCAATGATGATGAAAAAACAGCAGAATTTGAGGCAGATATTCTTATCAGATATCTGGATATTCAACCATGGAATGAGTCCCTTGATCAGTGGTACCGGGAGGCTCTGGCAGGATGAATTCTACAGATGTCATCCGGGAATTAACGATTGCTCTTTCAGACTGGGAGCGGTACGAATCCATCCCAAAAGAAAAATTTCTCACTGATCGGGATACCCAGAATATGGTATTACATGCCATGTTTCTGGCCATCCAGGCTGGAATAGATGCCGGAGCCTGGCTTATTGCCACTCGCAAAATTCCAGTGAAACCATCTTCATACCGTGAAACATTTGAGATACTGGAGAAGTATGGCGTGCTTGAACCTGATCTCAGTTCAGCTCTGGCAGCACTCTCCTCCTTTCGCAATGTACTGATTCACCAGTACTCTATTCTGGATCTGGAAGAAACATGGGAGGTTCTGATCCATGAAAGAGAATATTTAAACAGGTTTGTAGACATCCTGGTTCGTTCTCTCTCCTCATAATCAATTATTCAAATGGGTTTGCTCCTGGGATTATTCCCCATATTCTCAAATACTCCCGGGACAAGTATCATATACGCGAATCAGGTGAACTGATGGCTGAAAATACCACCAAAAAGCTCCTGAGCAAACGGGATGAACTCCTCAATAAGGCAGATGCGCTGGCGCTTGAGGCTGATCAACTCTCGTACCAGGGCAAATATGAAGAGGCAGTCGAGAGGTATGATCAGGCTCTTGCCATATATCCTTCGAACCCTGACCTCTGGGCATTCAAGGCAATCACCCTCTCCGGCGGCCTCGGAAGAAATGAAGAAGCCTACGAGTGCTGGGAGCGGGCTAAAAAACTGGACCATGTGCTTGCAGATGCAATTGCTGTGACCGGATCAGAAGTTGCCACAGTGCAGGAGAAGGATCTGACCGACTTCAAGGGCAGCACTGCAGAGCGTATCAGAAGTCTTGTCAAGCAGCAGGCAATGGACAAGAAAAAGAGATAATATTTTTTTGAAGTTATCCCGAAACCGGGATTCCTTTTTCTATCGCTTCGATGTGATCTTCAGTCCGTATCTGCACTTGGCGAATACTTGTCTGCTCAGCAACATCCCGGATCGCTTCAAGCAGATGGACTGACTCTTCAAGGTAACTAAGAATGTCAGCAGCGTAGATCTCAATCCCGTACTCTTCCAGAAGAAATTCACTGATCTGCCGGTGATCAAGTCCGGACTCACGCAGTTCTATGATCTCAATGGCAAACTTGCGCTCCGGGCATCCACAATTTGGGCTTTCCCTGCATTTGCAGGTTACAAATGCCTTTATGAAAGCCATGATCTGTTCACGGGTTGGACGATCAAACGCATCATACGGGATCGAGAATAATGTCTCAATCACCGCACCATGAAAGGCTCCTTCAGGCAGTCGGTATCCTGCCAGCCGTCCGAGCTGCCTGTGATACCGCAGTCGTGCCCGTGCTGCAATCACGAAGTTTCGCCTGCTTCCTCGTCAAAGTTCTTCAGGGTTGCAAGTGCCTCGTTGATGGTCTCAACCTCTATAAGCCACTCATCAAACATGCCGGGATCATCACTCTCCTTGATATACCGTCCGCAGCATGACTTCCCGTTGATCACATTTGCGCCGATGGTGGCAGCAACCTCGAGTATCTCTTCCATCTGCTCTTCGTCGATTGACTTTCCTTTCTTGACCAGGGCTTTGATATCCTCGTCAAATCCTCCTTCTATGAATTTCTTGGATGCTGCGAAGAGCACGAGCATTGAGAACTGAAGCGAGGCAATGACCTCTTCAAGATCCCCTTCAACTGCCTGGTTCAGAACGATCTCCTCCACGTCACTGATTCGCTGGATTGCTTCGTCCTTTGAAAACCGGTTGTTCTGGAAGAGTTTGATGATCTTCAGAACCTCGATACAGATATCCTGGTTAAAACTGGAGAGCATCTGGAAGCCTTCAGGCATCTCCTCGTCATCACCGCTTCCTTCAAAATCAGCCTCGCTGAGTGCCTTGATCCAATTCTCCCAGCGCTCCTGGCTGTAGAATATATAAAAGAGCTTCAGCGGCGCTTCATCCTGAGCAGGGGCAGCGTCCTTCTTCTTTTTTGGAGCCATTACGTACACCTGACCGTCTGATCGTATAGTCTTTGTTCCTGATCAACAGGTCTGACCATCTTCTTTACCTCCGGGATGATTAGCCTTTTCATGGCACAAACTACCTATCACGGATAGCGCAAATGTATGAGCATCCAATGGAGAATGGAAAGTCAGGCGCTGTTATGATCCGCTTTGGCGAACTCTTTCTGAAGAGTGAGCCGGTCCGGCGACAGTTCATGAAAGTGCTCATAGGCAATATCAGATCTGCACTGACAAGTCATGGGATCGAATATACTCTCACGGACAACCGGAGCCGGATTCTTGTAAGGTCAGAGACGCCTGAAGCGTTGGTTCCTCTCCTCAGCCATATCTTTGGAGTCGTGGACATAGCCCCCGCTCTTCTGACTACCTCATCACTCCCTGACCTATGCAACGCAGCCGGGAAACTCGCACGAAAAAATCTGAATCCCGGAATGAGTTTTGCAATCCGGGCGCGTAGGGATCAGGTCCCTGGTTTCACCAGCCAGGAGTTAGGGGCAGAAGCTGGTGGAACAGTACTTGAAACGGTACCTGGAGTACGGGTTGATCTGACTCATCCTGATTATGAGATCTATCTTGAAGCCCGGAAAGAGGGTGGGATTGCATATGATATCCGGATACCGGGTCCGGGAGGATTGCCTTATGGCACCCAGGGCTCTGTCCTGTCTCTGGTCTCCGCAGGGATCGACTCTCCTGTTGCAAGCTGGATGATAATGAAACGGGGAGTAAAGGTACATTTCCTGTATATTGACACTGGCAGATGGGCCGGCTCTGATTGTTACAAAAATGTTCTTCGAAACCTGGCTGCACTCTCATCATGGGTGCCGGGGATTCAACTGGCTCTGCATGTTGTCCATGCCCAGCCATTGTATGATACACTCATGAATGAGTGTGAGCCACGATACCGGTGTGTCTTGTGTAAGCGGGGCATGCTTATGCTTGCTGAAGAATATGCAGCAGAGCGCAAGCATCAGGCGATTGTCACCGGTGACAACCTCGGTCAGGTAGCAACCCAGACTCTGCAGAATATTGTCACCATATCATCTGCAGTAACCATCCCGATCCTGCGTCCGCTGATCGGATATGATAAAGAGGACATCATCACGCTCGCACGCAAGATTGGGACCTTCACCAATGAGCCGGGGAACACCTCCTGCGGGGTTGTTCCGCCAAAACCTGCAACCGCCGCAGAAATCACTCTGATTAAGGAACTGGAAGAAAAACTCCAGATTCGATCGATGATACCCTCTCTTCTGGATTCCAGGGAGCGAATTACTGCGTTGAATGGAAAGATTATAACAGATCTATCTGGCCAGTAATTTTTCGAAAAAGTGAATCTGTGCTGATATCAGCACGGGTTATGATTGTACTGGTAATCCTTCCTCTTTTGCAATCTCCACAAACATATCCCCGACATATTGTGCCTGTTCATCGGTGAGACCGTAGGGATTAAACTTCCATACCTTTGTTGACCCGGCAATGATCCCGGTGATCCCCCTTTCCCGAAGGGCACTGAGCAGGAAGAACCCTTTTTTCTTATGGATCTTTGCAACCTTGTCAAATGATTCTGTAGTGTTCATCCTGGTTAGCGGATGTTTCCGGGGATATTCGCTCATCACCTTTGTGCCTTCGATCGAACAGAGAGCATCCACGATCTGGTTACACCGCTTCAGGTGGGTATCGAACTGATTCACCCGCTCTTTCACATGCGGGAACGATGCCATCATTCCTACAGAAGTAACTCCCATCAGCGTGCACCCCATCATCTCAACCTCCTTGACTCCGAAGGTCCTGCCGGTGATATCCCCTTTTGCCTTTGTGGTCCTGAAGAGTTTATCAGCCCATTCTGATGTGGTAGCAAGCATGCCTGATGGTGCAGGGGCCGCCATGCTCTTGTGCCCGGAGCCCACGAGAAAGTCAGCGCCGATCTTCTTCCCATCCACCGGCATGATCCCCACAGTGTATGCACCATTACACAGAACCGGTACATCATACTGGTGAGCGACTTTGGCAATCTCCTGTACCGGATGGAGATTGCCATACTGGTAGTCCACCTCTTCTACGTACAAAAGTGTCGGTGATCTCCCGGCAGCACGGGTGACATCCTCGATTCGTGAAGCCACTGCATCAGCAGTGATGATCTGTGAATCATCTGGCGGCACCTCATGGGGGACCCCTCCGACCTGCTCGACTGAGAGAAACTCTGTGTAATGCGAAAATGCCGTGAGGAGTACCGGATCATCTTTGCTTACAACAGTGTCTGCAACTGCCTGGAATCC
This window encodes:
- a CDS encoding tetratricopeptide repeat protein, whose translation is MAENTTKKLLSKRDELLNKADALALEADQLSYQGKYEEAVERYDQALAIYPSNPDLWAFKAITLSGGLGRNEEAYECWERAKKLDHVLADAIAVTGSEVATVQEKDLTDFKGSTAERIRSLVKQQAMDKKKR
- a CDS encoding DUF5814 domain-containing protein is translated as MIAARARLRYHRQLGRLAGYRLPEGAFHGAVIETLFSIPYDAFDRPTREQIMAFIKAFVTCKCRESPNCGCPERKFAIEIIELRESGLDHRQISEFLLEEYGIEIYAADILSYLEESVHLLEAIRDVAEQTSIRQVQIRTEDHIEAIEKGIPVSG
- a CDS encoding DUF86 domain-containing protein, which translates into the protein MNSTDVIRELTIALSDWERYESIPKEKFLTDRDTQNMVLHAMFLAIQAGIDAGAWLIATRKIPVKPSSYRETFEILEKYGVLEPDLSSALAALSSFRNVLIHQYSILDLEETWEVLIHEREYLNRFVDILVRSLSS
- a CDS encoding DUF2150 family protein, whose product is MAPKKKKDAAPAQDEAPLKLFYIFYSQERWENWIKALSEADFEGSGDDEEMPEGFQMLSSFNQDICIEVLKIIKLFQNNRFSKDEAIQRISDVEEIVLNQAVEGDLEEVIASLQFSMLVLFAASKKFIEGGFDEDIKALVKKGKSIDEEQMEEILEVAATIGANVINGKSCCGRYIKESDDPGMFDEWLIEVETINEALATLKNFDEEAGETS
- a CDS encoding nucleotidyltransferase domain-containing protein, with protein sequence MPQTRIFHRLGCWVFIYDARIPEVKLLLSNLNSGIIFCFLSDISYGGYNPILSSLIKLAVQQSIQELKMMNPLPETFPPLQEKIIMDIRSSLSDWDFICTGYLFGSFLRSDTWHDIDLALYLFSNPDPFERYKLINRIGQAVEKTINPRIHVDVRIMNRAPVSFVYEVLSTGLLLISNDDEKTAEFEADILIRYLDIQPWNESLDQWYREALAG
- the thiI gene encoding tRNA uracil 4-sulfurtransferase ThiI; protein product: MYEHPMENGKSGAVMIRFGELFLKSEPVRRQFMKVLIGNIRSALTSHGIEYTLTDNRSRILVRSETPEALVPLLSHIFGVVDIAPALLTTSSLPDLCNAAGKLARKNLNPGMSFAIRARRDQVPGFTSQELGAEAGGTVLETVPGVRVDLTHPDYEIYLEARKEGGIAYDIRIPGPGGLPYGTQGSVLSLVSAGIDSPVASWMIMKRGVKVHFLYIDTGRWAGSDCYKNVLRNLAALSSWVPGIQLALHVVHAQPLYDTLMNECEPRYRCVLCKRGMLMLAEEYAAERKHQAIVTGDNLGQVATQTLQNIVTISSAVTIPILRPLIGYDKEDIITLARKIGTFTNEPGNTSCGVVPPKPATAAEITLIKELEEKLQIRSMIPSLLDSRERITALNGKIITDLSGQ
- the pscS gene encoding O-phospho-L-seryl-tRNA:Cys-tRNA synthase codes for the protein MNCGEGIDTRLIEELYINLDPIQAGGRLTVDAMKAVLAYGDGYSVCDNCEKPFRLDCIKKPPLAKFHDDLAAFVNMDVARLVPGARRGFQAVADTVVSKDDPVLLTAFSHYTEFLSVEQVGGVPHEVPPDDSQIITADAVASRIEDVTRAAGRSPTLLYVEEVDYQYGNLHPVQEIAKVAHQYDVPVLCNGAYTVGIMPVDGKKIGADFLVGSGHKSMAAPAPSGMLATTSEWADKLFRTTKAKGDITGRTFGVKEVEMMGCTLMGVTSVGMMASFPHVKERVNQFDTHLKRCNQIVDALCSIEGTKVMSEYPRKHPLTRMNTTESFDKVAKIHKKKGFFLLSALRERGITGIIAGSTKVWKFNPYGLTDEQAQYVGDMFVEIAKEEGLPVQS